One part of the Brevundimonas subvibrioides ATCC 15264 genome encodes these proteins:
- a CDS encoding AraC family transcriptional regulator has translation MSEPALYLGWRVAILGSTSLQLLLLAAAIATQSPNARANRLLTAFLIVLVGVVAPYTLGYAGAYDAWRGLTFAPLAIPLALPPLLYAYTHALVRGRRPDRFGLHLGPPLIQFGYFVVCFALPPDAKWDWYTGGHRHLVGPAFDLALLVSLGLYAASCLRLLAAYRRDLAEARSDDDRFATGWLTRVIVALVAVLAVYAAFTLWDWLSGGIDFFQETGLYLALVAIGLYLGIEGWRHATLRFPVPEAAPPDPVPAEPPVAPDWRAVATGFDTRLREAGWASEPDLSLPVLARRLATNTGRLSRAINLGLGVNFSAWINGVRAEAVASALDGGSTGDLLTLAFDAGFSSKASFNRAFQARFGVAPSRYRRHVSHHDFPPPGPEMRRAAG, from the coding sequence ATGAGCGAGCCCGCGCTCTACCTCGGTTGGCGGGTCGCGATCCTGGGATCCACGAGCCTGCAGCTTCTCCTGCTCGCGGCGGCCATCGCGACCCAGTCCCCCAATGCCCGCGCCAATCGGCTGCTGACGGCCTTTCTGATCGTGCTGGTCGGGGTCGTGGCCCCCTATACCCTCGGCTACGCGGGCGCCTATGACGCCTGGCGCGGGCTGACCTTTGCGCCGCTCGCCATCCCCCTGGCCCTGCCGCCCCTGCTGTACGCCTATACCCACGCCCTGGTGCGCGGACGACGGCCGGACCGGTTCGGCCTGCATCTGGGGCCGCCCCTGATCCAGTTCGGCTATTTCGTCGTCTGTTTCGCCCTGCCGCCGGACGCCAAGTGGGACTGGTACACCGGCGGCCACCGGCACCTCGTCGGCCCGGCCTTCGACCTGGCCCTGCTGGTGTCGCTGGGCCTCTATGCCGCGTCATGCCTGCGCCTTCTCGCCGCCTACCGGCGCGACCTGGCCGAGGCGCGCAGCGACGACGACCGGTTCGCCACCGGATGGCTGACGCGCGTCATCGTCGCCCTCGTCGCCGTGCTGGCCGTGTATGCCGCCTTCACCCTGTGGGACTGGCTCAGCGGCGGAATCGACTTCTTCCAGGAGACCGGCCTCTACCTGGCCCTCGTCGCCATCGGCCTCTATCTGGGGATCGAGGGCTGGCGGCACGCCACCCTGCGGTTTCCCGTGCCCGAGGCGGCGCCCCCTGACCCCGTCCCCGCCGAGCCGCCCGTCGCCCCCGATTGGAGGGCCGTCGCCACCGGTTTCGACACCCGCCTGCGCGAGGCCGGCTGGGCCAGCGAGCCGGACCTCAGCCTGCCGGTCCTCGCGCGGCGGCTGGCCACCAATACCGGGCGGCTGTCGCGGGCCATCAACCTGGGCCTCGGCGTCAACTTCTCGGCCTGGATCAACGGCGTCCGGGCCGAGGCGGTCGCGTCCGCGCTGGACGGCGGTTCGACGGGGGACCTTCTGACCCTGGCCTTCGACGCCGGCTTCAGCTCCAAGGCCAGTTTCAACCGCGCCTTCCAGGCCCGCTTCGGCGTCGCCCCCTCGCGCTATCGCCGCCACGTCTCACATCATGATTTTCCCCCACCCGGGCCGGAAATGAGGCGCGCCGCCGGGTGA
- a CDS encoding S41 family peptidase, whose product MLSRRRLLQISGGLALSAATPAYARQSVSEDWSGDIEILRQAWQAMHPGLYRYSSPDEIAARLEGLSAAWKAPGSFRDRFLALTRVTASVRCGHTYPSPYNGGAAVRDRLYPGRELLPFRYVWIDGRMVVTVDQSAEGLFPRGTGIAAIDGVATPDILSRLIPLARADGHNDAKRISLMAVRGDDAYETADIHLPLVLPGLVDRASFTLADGRTVTAALLTLAERQAKSPSAVQPTGDANPWTLDKGADGVARLTMPGWALYNSTFDWRTWLGGVMDDLTGDGARGLIVDLRGNEGGEDCGDVILTRLVDRDFAPSRSQRFVRYRRAPEALDPYLNTWDRSFLDWGDQAVADTERPGFYRLTRYDDGEAATLIRPAGRRFTGPVAVLCDASNSSATFSFAQSVQESRTATLIGTPTGGNRRGINGGAFCFLRLPASRIEVDLPLIASFPEVPQPDAGIEPDLHVPTTAADIAAGADPQMAAATARILSA is encoded by the coding sequence ATGCTGTCCCGTCGTCGCCTGCTGCAGATTTCCGGGGGCCTTGCGCTCTCGGCCGCCACCCCGGCCTACGCGCGCCAATCGGTGTCCGAGGACTGGTCCGGCGATATCGAGATCCTGCGCCAGGCCTGGCAGGCGATGCACCCGGGCCTGTATCGCTACAGCAGCCCCGACGAGATCGCCGCACGCCTCGAAGGCCTCTCCGCCGCCTGGAAGGCTCCGGGCTCCTTCCGCGACCGCTTCCTGGCCCTGACCCGCGTGACCGCCTCGGTACGGTGCGGTCATACCTATCCCAGCCCCTACAACGGCGGCGCGGCCGTGCGCGATCGCCTGTACCCCGGCCGCGAACTGCTTCCATTCCGCTATGTCTGGATCGACGGCCGGATGGTGGTGACGGTGGATCAGTCGGCGGAAGGCCTGTTTCCGCGCGGGACCGGCATCGCCGCCATCGACGGGGTGGCGACGCCCGACATCCTGTCCCGCCTGATCCCCCTGGCCCGCGCCGACGGTCACAACGACGCCAAGCGGATCAGCCTGATGGCGGTGCGCGGCGACGACGCCTACGAGACCGCCGACATCCACCTGCCGCTGGTCCTGCCGGGGCTGGTCGACCGCGCCAGCTTCACCCTGGCTGACGGCCGTACCGTCACGGCCGCCCTGCTGACCCTCGCCGAGCGTCAGGCGAAATCCCCGTCCGCCGTCCAGCCGACCGGCGACGCCAACCCCTGGACGCTGGACAAGGGCGCGGATGGCGTCGCCCGGCTGACCATGCCGGGCTGGGCGCTCTACAACTCGACCTTCGACTGGCGGACCTGGCTGGGCGGCGTGATGGACGACCTGACCGGTGACGGGGCCAGAGGGCTGATCGTCGACCTGCGCGGCAACGAGGGCGGCGAGGACTGCGGCGACGTCATCCTGACGCGGCTGGTCGATCGCGATTTCGCCCCGTCCCGCAGCCAGCGCTTCGTCCGCTATCGCCGCGCGCCGGAGGCCCTGGATCCGTACCTCAACACCTGGGACCGGTCCTTCCTCGACTGGGGCGACCAGGCCGTGGCCGACACGGAGCGCCCCGGCTTCTATCGCCTGACCCGCTATGACGACGGCGAGGCGGCGACGCTCATCCGGCCTGCGGGTCGCCGCTTCACCGGGCCGGTCGCGGTGCTGTGCGATGCCTCCAACTCCTCGGCCACCTTCAGCTTCGCCCAGTCGGTGCAGGAAAGCCGGACCGCGACCCTGATCGGCACCCCGACCGGCGGCAACCGGCGCGGCATCAACGGCGGGGCCTTCTGCTTCCTGCGGCTGCCGGCCTCCCGCATCGAGGTCGACCTGCCGCTGATCGCCAGCTTCCCTGAGGTGCCCCAGCCCGACGCCGGGATCGAGCCCGACCTGCACGTCCCGACCACCGCCGCCGACATCGCCGCCGGCGCCGATCCCCAGATGGCGGCCGCCACCGCCCGCATCCTGTCCGCCTGA
- a CDS encoding glutathione S-transferase family protein, translated as MKVKWMLDALGRDYQWVEVDIMSGGSRTAEFLLLNPFGQVPALVLEDGRVVTQSNAILLHLADRTEWIPSDGYERAKMFEWLFWEQYSHEPYVAVARFQRVYAGRAADAVEPRLMERGYVALRHMEQALTTSAWLAGGQAPTLADLALVAYTRVAHEGGFDLAACPNVRDWIGRTEAAVGIV; from the coding sequence TTGAAGGTCAAGTGGATGCTGGACGCGCTCGGCCGTGATTATCAGTGGGTCGAGGTGGACATCATGTCGGGTGGCAGCCGCACGGCGGAATTTCTCCTTTTGAATCCGTTCGGTCAGGTGCCGGCCCTGGTGCTGGAGGACGGTCGGGTCGTGACCCAGTCGAACGCCATCCTGCTGCATCTGGCGGATCGGACAGAATGGATCCCGTCCGACGGATATGAGCGGGCAAAGATGTTCGAATGGCTGTTCTGGGAGCAGTACAGCCATGAGCCCTATGTGGCCGTGGCGCGGTTCCAGCGGGTCTATGCGGGCAGGGCGGCGGACGCGGTCGAGCCCCGGCTGATGGAGCGGGGTTACGTCGCCCTGAGGCATATGGAGCAGGCGCTGACGACCTCGGCCTGGCTGGCGGGCGGGCAGGCACCGACCCTCGCCGACCTCGCCCTCGTCGCCTACACCCGCGTCGCCCACGAGGGCGGGTTCGACCTGGCCGCCTGTCCGAACGTCCGCGACTGGATCGGACGCACGGAAGCGGCGGTCGGCATCGTGTGA
- a CDS encoding 3D domain-containing protein has translation MFNTLAAFAMLWAAAFPPADPITYEAAVAADPVVMESPENANGSVEAATTDLADLSAEQADLMARDPDWNARASLYHAGGGGATGNDSLGCRPVPMRTLATDPRVIPRRTKLFIRETVGMRLPDGTIHDGYWYASDTGGAIRGQRVDLYTGNGRGSMQPVMRFNQQRLTITNAGRFDGCPPAWNTASN, from the coding sequence GTGTTCAACACCCTCGCGGCGTTCGCCATGCTCTGGGCCGCAGCCTTCCCGCCTGCCGATCCGATCACCTATGAAGCAGCCGTGGCTGCCGATCCGGTCGTGATGGAAAGCCCTGAAAACGCGAACGGTTCCGTCGAGGCAGCGACCACCGATCTGGCCGATCTGAGCGCCGAGCAGGCCGATCTGATGGCCCGGGATCCCGACTGGAACGCCCGCGCCAGCCTCTATCATGCCGGTGGGGGTGGAGCGACCGGCAACGATTCGCTGGGCTGCCGCCCGGTGCCGATGCGCACCCTGGCCACCGATCCCCGCGTGATCCCGCGCCGGACCAAGCTGTTTATCCGCGAGACCGTCGGCATGCGGCTGCCCGATGGGACGATCCACGACGGCTACTGGTATGCCTCCGACACCGGCGGCGCGATCCGCGGCCAGCGCGTCGACCTCTATACCGGCAACGGCCGCGGCTCGATGCAGCCGGTGATGCGCTTCAACCAGCAGCGCCTGACCATCACCAACGCCGGCCGTTTCGACGGTTGCCCGCCCGCCTGGAACACCGCCTCCAACTGA